Proteins from one Triticum aestivum cultivar Chinese Spring chromosome 7A, IWGSC CS RefSeq v2.1, whole genome shotgun sequence genomic window:
- the LOC123151010 gene encoding pentatricopeptide repeat-containing protein At2g45350, chloroplastic: MAPPPRLLPLLLGRLLVSGDLLRNTAHLRRIVPLLPSHPHLAASLSSLYFPLFPSSCIFLHNLLIRASATSPSPRIAFAAFSSILRSGDTPDRFTFPSLLKSASRLASFPRTGAQVHAQAVRRGFLIDVFVVNALLAMYAAFRDTVSMREVFDSCSGVTDVVSWNTVLGGYVKCGDIGNARMMFEEMPQRNGVSWSAMVGAYAGSGELDVAREMFDEMPAIGRNIVTWNSMITGFARHGLLPLARKMFDEMPVRNLVSWNTMIRGYAVNGEMDGARKLFDVMPEKDVISWTCMISGYAQAGRYTETLELFREMQSESSARPNEVTMVSVLSACAHLTALEEGRWAHTYIDKHKMVLDNDFNLGAALVDMYAKCGKTDMAVKIFHSLDQKNVSAWNALITGLAVNGDVQDCIDVFEQMKRSGEKPNDVTFVGVLTACAHSGLVDEGRRCFQSMSSSNCGVQPEAKHYGCMVDMLGRAGLLEEAEELIRSMPMAPDVMILGALLGACRMHKRFDVAERVQSEIIGLNTRQAGCHVLISDVYAAAGKWGEALDARRVLQKCTIRKLPGSSSSMR; the protein is encoded by the coding sequence ATGgcaccgccgcctcgcctcctccctctcctccttggtcgcctcctcgtctccggcgacctcctccgcaACACCGCCCACCTCCGCCGCATCGTACCCCTCCTCCCTTCCCACCCCCacctcgccgcctccctctccagcCTCTACTTCCCGCTCTTCCCCTCCTCATGCATCTTCCTCCACAACCTGCTCATCCGAGCCTCCGCAACCTCCCCGTCTCCTCGCATCGCCTTCGCCGCCTTCTCCTCCATTCTCCGCTCTGGTGATACTCCCGACCGATTCACCTTCCCTTCCCTCCTCAAGTCGGCGTCCAGGCTCGCCTCTTTCCCGCGCACGGGCGCGCAGGTGCACGCGCAGGCTGTCCGGCGCGGCTTCTTGATCGACGTCTTTGTCGTCAACGCGCTCCTCGCGATGTACGCCGCCTTCCGAGACACGGTTTCCATGCGGGAGGTGTTCGACTCGTGCTCAGGGGTCACCGACGTGGTGTCTTGGAACACGGTGCTCGGTGGCTATGTGAAGTGCGGGGACATCGGGAACGCCCGGATGATGTTCGAGGAAATGCCGCAGAGGAATGGGGTGTCCTGGAGCGCGATGGTTGGGGCATACGCCGGTTCTGGCGAGTTGGATGTGGCCAGGGAAATGTTCGATGAGATGCCGGCCATTGGGAGGAACATTGTGACATGGAACTCGATGATAACAGGATTCGCGCGGCATGGGCTACTGCCACTGGCTAGGAAGATGTTTGATGAGATGCCGGTACGGAATCTGGTATCGTGGAACACAATGATCCGGGGGTATGCAGTGAACGGTGAGATGGATGGTGCACGGAAGCTGTTTGATGTGATGCCGGAGAAAGATGTGATTTCCTGGACGTGCATGATTTCTGGGTATGCACAGGCTGGACGCTACACGGAAACCCTTGAGCTGTTCAGGGAAATGCAGAGCGAGAGCAGTGCCCGTCCTAATGAGGTGACCATGGTGAGCGTGCTCTCAGCATGTGCACATTTAACAGCTCTGGAAGAAGGGAGGTGGGCTCACACTTACATTGACAAGCACAAGATGGTGCTCGACAATGACTTCAATCTCGGTGCTGCTCTCGTTGACATGTATGCTAAGTGTGGGAAAACTGACATGGCTGTCAAAATCTTCCACTCCTTGGACCAGAAGAATGTCTCTGCCTGGAATGCGCTCATCACTGGGTTGGCAGTGAATGGTGATGTTCAGGATTGCATTGATGTGTTTGAGCAGATGAAGAGGTCAGGAGAGAAACCGAATGACGTAACGTTCGTTGGTGTGCTGACTGCTTGTGCCCACAGCGGGCTGGTGGATGAGGGTCGACGGTGCTTTCAGAGCATGTCATCATCTAATTGTGGAGTGCAGCCAGAGGCAAAGCATTATGGCTGCATGGTTGACATGTTAGGCCGGGCAGGGCTTCTTGAAGAGGCAGAGGAGCTGATAAGGAGCATGCCGATGGCCCCAGATGTCATGATTTTGGGCGCACTACTAGGTGCCTGTCGAATGCACAAGAGATTTGATGTGGCTGAAAGAGTCCAGAGTGAAATTATTGGTCTCAACACACGGCAGGCTGGCTGCCATGTCTTGATATCAGACGTTTATGCTGCTGCTGGCAAATGGGGAGAGGCTTTAGATGCAAGGCGTGTTCTTCAGAAGTGCACA